acagaaacatagagACTACGGCGACAGGGGACGCATTACAACGATCTTATCACCCTATCCTACTCCTCCCCCGCAACTTAGTACGCCAGCATTGCTCAGACCGCATCGTCGGTACTCGCAGCTTCTAGCCCCGCCGCTTCCCCCGATTCGCCTTGCGGCGGTTGTGCATCCTGATGCTCTGAGAAGGAGGAGTAGGAGAGGGAGTCTCCGGATTAGAATCAGACCTGTCAttatcacaagaaaaaccagaCGAAGAAGAGTTAGAAATTTCCTTACCACCTTCAGCCTCCGCAGTAGAAGTAGGCTGCGAAAAGGGCGGAGTCACTTCATGTGGCATGGGCGGCGGTTCCAAACCCTTCTCCGACAGACGGACCTCGTAGTCCGCAGGATCCAGCATCTCCAGCTCCTGGAACTGCGCTATCATGTCACCCACAGCCGTGACATAGTACCCTTCCAAGTACTTAGTCATCTCCATAGATGATTTGAAGGCAGTCACGGCGCTAGACGCAGCCTCCTCTGCTACGCGGGCCTTCTCAGCTTCTGCCTCCTCGCTCATCCTCCTAACAAGCTCCTCTGCATCCGCAAGGGCAGACTGCGCCGCATCCCTCTCCGCCGCCGCTTCTCGGGCAAGTGACTCCGCTACCTCTCgacgggcaacctcctgccgAAGGTCCTCCTGGAGGTTCGCCGCATTTTCCAACTTGGCCCTAGCATTGGCCAAGTCATTTTCCAGCAGCAACACCCTTGTCTCACGGGTGCTGTCTCGTTCAACCACTTCGGCGAGGTGGCGCTGTGCCTCCAGAGCATCCCGCTCCGCATCAAGCAAATTAAAAACCATCTTCGCTGCCCTCGTGGCAGCAAGACCGAGGGGACTCCGCAGGTCCAGACCAGATCCTTCAGGTCGCCTCAAACCCCCGAGCCCGGCGCGCTGGCTTAACAACACCAGCTTCTCCAGTTCCGGAGCTCCTAGCTGGCTCAGAGGACTGCGGTCCAAGGCGGACAGATCCTCGAAAACCCGAGACTCCGTGAAGGTGAGTGGCGCCAGCTGCGTAGTCCTCTGTCTTTTAGGAGGCGGAGCCTCCACTGCCGCATCCTCCACATCCTCGGGGGCAGCAGATGACTTTGCTCTTTTCGAAGACGCGCTCGCCTTCTGCGGCTTCTTCTTCCTACCAGTCTCAAGCGACACCGCCGGATCAGCCAGATGCGGATCGGCATCGATACGGCCAACTCCTTCCGCATCACTGCGGCGTGGTAATCCCTGCTCATTCGGCAGGTTCGCGTGCAGGGGAATGGACAGGTCCACAACCGCGGACGAATCCTCGACTCGCTGCGCTGCGACGTTTACTTTCTTTGTAGAGGCTGCCGCCTTCTTAGACATGACGCGTCGCAACATCGTGATAGCTAGCCCTTCAGTATCCGGCGTAACGTCAGGATCTTCCTGCTGCAGAAACCGGGCGTAGCAGACGCGCTCTGACTTTTCGAAATTCCTGTTCACCGAGAGTGTAGTAGCTGCACATATAACAACAGATTAATAcgccacaaaaaaaaaaaaaaaaaaaaaaacagagcactTCTACTTACGATGACGGCGGAGTAATCCTTGCTCGAACAGGAGGTACGGGTTCGTCAATACCTTTAAATCGTGAACCAAGTCTTCACCTTGACACCTCCAAAGATAAGTTACACGATTCACCCGTTCAACCTCTCGCTCGGACAAAACCAATCTCCTTCCAGctacataaacaaaaacagagcGAAGGTAGCATCAGCAAACAATCATTCCGTAGTAACAAAAGTTAGTAAAGCATTGAAACCTACAGTTAATAGCCCGGAACCGCGAGGGAATACGTTTTCTTGGGATGTACTCCACCCCGTTAATGCGCCCATACTCCCACCCGTCCTCCACCACGAAGCTGTTTTTTCTCCAGTTCGCCTCCGAGGTGGGCCAGTTCTCTAAAACCTGGTACTCACTGCGCTCATCCCGCCTCACAAACCGCGCGGTCCCCCCATTACCATTACGCTGGTTGTAATCCACTTTGAAGAAATGGAGAACCTCCGCCGCAGTAGGAGCCGAACACCCCGACAGGTAGAATAATGAACAGAGACCGAGAAGAACCCGCCACATGTTATAACTCACCTGGCCAAAGGCCAAGCCGAACTCCGCCACAAGACATTGCAGACGAGGGTCTAACGGCAACTCCACCCCAAGTCGTAATACGGAGGGGCTCACCAACGCATGCCCGTTTGGCAACATTGAACCAAATTCATCACGCCGAATCGCACGGGCGAGGATAGTCCCAGGTAACTTAAATTCCTCGACATAACCACTCACTGCGGCAGAGTCGGCTCCATATGCCTCCTCCACTTCCGACCTCTGCACACCACCATCTAACCAGCGCCTTACAGGCGCTGGGCTCAGCGTTGGGCCTGAAGTGCTAGTCCCCGAAGCACTTATAATACGCTCAGATACTCCTTCACTTTCTCCAGTCTCTTCACGTTGCGACTCCATGGTGCTTGACGACTCACTCGTATCCCAGTTCGCTAACACCCTAGCAAAGACAGTAGAACGATCTTCGCGATGCAAATCGTTTCCACCACTACGCCGCACCAAGTCCAAGTAGTTGGTCTCTAATTCACTTGTCCACGACCAAGCGGATGACGACGCGGACCAACTTCCTTCTGCAGACGCGGAATCGCTATCAGTTAGTATAATTATCCTAGACATTACGCCGCAGCAAGCAACACCGAAGTCAAAGGCGAACAACCTAAAACTAGAAGTCAAAAAGTAAAGTCAGATCTATCCTACGAACCTCGCAAGAACAAGTTTGAAGaatatgaagaacacgaagaacacgaagaacatgaagaacaccaAGCCCAGTTAACGGCGAAAACCCATCGGCACCGCCCATACAAACACCCCACCTTGCCGGAAAATAATCACCTAAAGATCAAATGGACCCAAAACCCACATATCTGCCGGAAAGACCCAAAACCCAAGGCCACCGATTTACCCTACGAACACAAATCTACCAACAAACAACAAGCCACAAACCGAATAAAGAAGGATCCGACCAGAAAACATACCTCAAAAAGCCGATTCACGCCAAAATCCCGATGAGTTTACGCTTGGAAGGAAAGGAAACAGACAAGAGCAAAAGAGAGGGAATGAGAGAATTTGGATTTCGAAAACTTGGGTCTGTCGATAATGACAGCCATTCTGTCCCTTTCACCCTTTTGTAGTAAACTCCACCTCACATCCTGCCCGTTGATCCTTCAGCAGCGATCCTTAACCGTCAGATTCAGGAAACCGTTACTCGCATCCTAGTCGTCGACCCAAGAGGCATCGCTCCAGATCTCGCCACGTGGCCTgagttaccgaggcaacgtttcGGTTACACACGCCTTAATTACACGCAATAACTGTCTTCTCGGATAACGTCACCCCACGAATTCAAAACGTTCACGAAACATCCACCCAATGCATGTATGACACGTGCTCCCCACAGCAAGAATGGCGCTGATCCCAACCTACACACAccacgctcaaagacagcgataagacgtcccacgcgtaagaacttactacgctatgacggacgcactacgctcaaagacagcgataagacgtcctacgcgtaagaacttactacgctatgacggacgcactacgctcaaagacagcgataagacgtcccacgcgtaagaacttactacgctatgacggacgcactacgctcaaagacagcgataagacgtcccacgcgtaagaacttactacgctatgacggacgcactacgctcaaagacagcgataagacgtcctacgcgtaagaacttactacgctatgacggacgcactacgctcaaagacagcgataagacgtcctacgcgtaagaacttactacgctatgacggacgtactacgctcaaagacagcggtaagacgtcctacgcgtaagaacttactacactatgacggacgcactacgctcaaagacagcggtAAGacatcctacgcgtaagaacttactacgctatgacggacgcactacgctcaaagacagcggtAAGacatcctacgcgtaagaacttactacgctatgacggacgcactacgctcaaagacagcggtAAGacatcctacgcgtaagaacttactacgccatGAAAGACGCACTATGCTCAAAAGTAGCGATATAAGAAGTCCCCAACAGAGAGAAGCGATCAAACATACTAAACAAAAAACTCGGCATTCCTTAACCGGGGAGTGGGGGGACTACGAGAGGGTCCGCAAGACCCATTGCTGATCATGGCAAGACGCTCAATTATTAACTCCCCAGTCAAGAAATTACCTCCCTAGACTGGGAACTTGGGGggacttgttggcataggcttatgcccgccataatcagcacaactaccAGCGCATTAAAGCTAACGTATAGCACAATCCTACAACACTAACAGCAAGTCAGCCGCGCTAACTACACAACGGGCCTCCCCACGGCCCAAACCGACTACGGACgtgccctcacgcgcatctcaaagaaggctccagagagcaccttaatcggacgtcgtcccaCATCGAATGGCAAGTAAACGATCCacttcaactcaacaataaaaggtcaaactcttgacctTACAAGGTAAGTACACTGAACTTCCTACCATCACTCTGCACAAATTATCATTACCCTGACTTGAGCGTCGGAGAGtcgaagaccacgccgccgtggtctctGCTCTAACGACGTGTGTTACCTGTGACAGAGAAGTGACCAGGAGTACGGCGTACTACATACGCGGGAAGCACGGCGTACTGAATCAAGTATAATCACAGCATTAACACCGTGTTTCGATGAATGAGCAATGAGGGTTTCCACAGGGTGTCCAAGTAACCATTAACGTAGAAAGCACTACTAGAAATTAGGCTTGGTGGGACATATTATGTGCCTATTGCTAGCTATAGGGACATAAATACATCTTTATTGGCCAAAATGGACAATTAGTGTAAATGTGTCTTTTGAAGGTGTTCATATTGCTAACTTGGACACTTAATTCATGTGTCCCCAAATAAAAGAGTGAGTCTCATAGTATCTCCAATACAAACTAAAGTAAAAATACCATGCATGTGTATAGATACACTACACCAATTAGGGACACTTATATGTGCCCATTAACATAACTATATTTTTTGCTCTTAGTCCCTATAATGGGAAGTAATTGCAAACCAGTcctaagaaaatatataaaatatcataacaataaataattaatcacACAATCTCTATATATTTGCCATTGAAATATTATATTCACCAATATATCAACAAAATTTCGAAACCCAATATTTCTATGGAATTGAAAAATTACAACAATTGATTAGCCTTATTTCTAGTAATTAAAGCTAGCATTCATATTCCATAAAACCAATCTGCTCTGGCAACCATGTATTCAAAGTAGTAGACACAACCAATTTCCACAAACATCCAGACTAAACAAATGCATGCTTTAGAAATTCAGTATTTACAAAGTACAAACATACTAGTCCATGTTTGACATTGTTCAACATGCAGCCGCTGCATGACTTCAGCATTTTTTGAACATTAACTTCCTTTAGAAACTTTATTGGGGTGTTTAGCCTTTTTGTTAGGAGTACCAAAAAAGATTCCAGAAAAAATGCACCATTACACATCCAGTCTGATTCACTCAAACACACAAAAGACACAATAGAATAGAAGCAATTAGTCTACCTTTAACACTCTTTATACCTACAATGTAATGAGATACATTAACCAGTTGAGTAGTCTCACTTTTTCTACACATTTTCATTAAATGCTCACTTGAACAATTAcagttttcattttctcaGTCCAAAAACAGAAAGCATCATGCCCCACAAAGAATGTATCAAGAATTTAGCAATCAAACAGAGAGCTATGAGTGGGAAATTTTGATCAAAAGGTATGAACGAGTTGAAGTTGCAAATGCATTCTGATAGATAGATGACCGGTGATTTTAGATGTGTACATGTTAGTAAAGGAAGTAAAAATTGGTCCATACTATTTAATGGCACTAATGCGAAAGAGCATCAAATCCTTCAACTGAAAGATATAAACGGTCAATTACCTTGACTTAAATATCTTTGACATATAGTTCATTTTTACAACCAGTATAGTTAAAACATCCAATGAGGAGAAGAATACTAAACTAATAACCAGCATCAAAACCCTAATAAGTACCAGAATACTCTGAAGTCAACTCAACATGCATCGAAAACATCTACCATCCATGCATGAATCCATCATGCAAAGAAAAGGTTTCCCAAAAcataaaagatataaaaaTGGAGAGGACACAAACCTAAGAATTGATTTGCATCCTCAACTTGCAGACTTTGTCATCTTGAAGGTAATGGTATGTGAAAGAGTTCTTATAAAGATTTTGACATGTAGGCACCGTCTGCAGAGACCTGAATGTCAGACCATCGATTATTGGAGACTAAATCAAACCAATAAAAGACATGTCAATATTCATATTAACATTGTAGGGCAATTATAGCCCCACACCTTCTACTTTCCACTATGCGCGTAAACATCCTTGAAGTTGAAAACACATACCAAGTGAAACATCTTATCCTTCATCAATGCTGCTATTCACTACCTAGTTTCAATCCGATAAATGTGCTAATTTAAATCTCCAAACAttcaattaatcaaaatagacACAATGTGCAACAAtccaacacacacacacacacacacacacacacacaaaccgAAAATCAAAACCGAAAAGTTAGGAGGCTTACATTGACAACACGAGAGATGCCCTGAGTGTTGAGAAGCTTAGAGTGAGAGGCGCTGTCGTAGCTGCCGAGGAAGAGAAACTCGGGCTCAATAACCGAGTGAAAGGAGCTAACTTACGATTAAGGTAAGACTTGCTCACCTTACGATCAATTTTATTAGAGAGAAAACTTGAGGATTTGATCTTCAAACCCAAAAAAGCTCGGCAACAACAATGATTACTTCCGTTCATGTATCTCAATCAGTCCCAATTGCTGGATTTTATAACGCAAACATAAACCTCAATCTCCAAGCACAAGAAGCAActcaaagtaaaaaaaaaaaacccagaaaacgtATAAATATAAACGAGCATACAACCTCTAAATCGCTTACCCAGGCTTTGAGATTCCGAATCGTCAACAATCCCAGCGATGAGATCAATGAAGGTGGTAATGACGTCGGGGAGAGAAGCCTGCCTGGCCCATGAGCTTCGATGTAAATTGATAGATCgttggttagaacgtctataaaataccctgaaaaacatcatcgttagtat
This is a stretch of genomic DNA from Argentina anserina chromosome 4, drPotAnse1.1, whole genome shotgun sequence. It encodes these proteins:
- the LOC126792129 gene encoding uncharacterized protein LOC126792129, coding for MSRIIILTDSDSASAEGSWSASSSAWSWTSELETNYLDLVRRSGGNDLHREDRSTVFARVLANWDTSESSSTMESQREETGESEGVSERIISASGTSTSGPTLSPAPVRRWLDGGVQRSEVEEAYGADSAAVSGYVEEFKLPGTILARAIRRDEFGSMLPNGHALVSPSVLRLGVELPLDPRLQCLVAEFGLAFGQVSYNMWRVLLGLCSLFYLSGCSAPTAAEVLHFFKVDYNQRNGNGGTARFVRRDERSEYQVLENWPTSEANWRKNSFVVEDGWEYGRINGVEYIPRKRIPSRFRAINSGRRLVLSEREVERVNRVTYLWRCQGEDLVHDLKVLTNPYLLFEQGLLRRHPTTLSVNRNFEKSERVCYARFLQQEDPDVTPDTEGLAITMLRRVMSKKAAASTKKVNVAAQRVEDSSAVVDLSIPLHANLPNEQGLPRRSDAEGVGRIDADPHLADPAVSLETGRKKKPQKASASSKRAKSSAAPEDVEDAAVEAPPPKRQRTTQLAPLTFTESRVFEDLSALDRSPLSQLGAPELEKLVLLSQRAGLGGLRRPEGSGLDLRSPLGLAATRAAKMVFNLLDAERDALEAQRHLAEVVERDSTRETRVLLLENDLANARAKLENAANLQEDLRQEVARREVAESLAREAAAERDAAQSALADAEELVRRMSEEAEAEKARVAEEAASSAVTAFKSSMEMTKYLEGYYVTAVGDMIAQFQELEMLDPADYEVRLSEKGLEPPPMPHEVTPPFSQPTSTAEAEGEHQDAQPPQGESGEAAGLEAASTDDAV